In Uranotaenia lowii strain MFRU-FL chromosome 2, ASM2978415v1, whole genome shotgun sequence, one genomic interval encodes:
- the LOC129744367 gene encoding guanine nucleotide-binding protein subunit beta-5, with protein sequence MTDVLSNNTTDKVASLVKEAEALKSKLEEERQKLNDVTLSSVAERLEMITYINIKPRRVLKGHQAKVLCSDWSPDKRHIVSSSQDGKLIIWDAFTNYKEHAVTMPTTWVMGCSYAPSGNLVACGGLDNKVTVYPITMEEDISSRKKTVGTHTSYMSCCIFPNSDQQILTGSGDSTCALWDVESGQLLQSFHGHTGDVMSIDLAPNETGNTFVSGSCDKMAFIWDMRSGHVVQSFEGHQSDVNSVKFHPSGDAISTGSDDSTCRLFDMRADKEVAIFSKDNIIFGVNSVDFSVSGRLLFAGYNDYTVNVWDTLKAQRVCLLYGHENKVSCLQVSPDGTALSTGSWDFTLRIWA encoded by the exons ATGACCGATGTGCTCAGTAACAATACCACGGATAAGGTAGCATCTTTGGTGAAGGAAGCTGAAGCCCTCAAATCTAAATTGGAAGAGGAACGCCAAAAGTTAAACGATGTTACTT TATCATCTGTTGCTGAGCGTTTGGAAATGATAACTTACATCAACATAAAGCCAAGAAGAGTCCTTAAAGGTCACCAGGCTAAGGTTCTGTGCTCCGATTGGTCACCGGATAAACGGCATATTGTATCATCCTCACAGGACGGAAAACTCATTATATGGGATGCTTTCACTAATTACAAAGAACATGCAGTCACAATGCCAACTACTTGGGTTATGGGTTGTTCATATGCACCCTCCGGAAATCTCGTTGCTTgcgg gggaCTAGACAACAAGGTTACAGTCTATCCCATTACGATGGAAGAAGACATTTCATCCCGAAAGAAAACAGTCGGAACTCACACTAGTTACATGTCATGTTGCATTTTCCCAAATTCTGATCAACAAATATTGACGGGCAGCGGAGATTCTACTTGCGCTTTATGGGACGTAGAATCTGGCCAACTTTTACAATCGTTCCACGGCCACACCGGTGATGTTATGTCCATCGATCTGGCCCCGAATGAAACCGGTAACACGTTTGTTTCTGGTAGCTGCGACAAGATGGCATTTATTTGGGACATGCGTTCGGGGCACGTGGTACAATCTTTTGAAGGTCATCAATCCGATGTTAACAGTGTTAAATTTCATCCCAGCGGAGATGCGATCAGCACTGGTTCCGATGATAGCACG TGCCGCCTGTTCGACATGCGAGCTGACAAAGAAGTGGCCATTTTTAGCAAAGATAACATCATATTTGGTGTAAATTCGGTCGATTTTTCTGTCAGTGGAAGATTGCTCTTTGCTGGCTATAATGATTACACTGTAAACGTTTGGGATACTTTGAAAGCACAACGCGTCTGCTTGTTGTATGGACACGAGAACAAGGTTTCTTGTCTCCAAGTATCACCAGATGGTACTGCACTTTCCACCGGAAGCTGGGACTTTACCCTTAGA ATATGGGCCTAA